Proteins from one Rhineura floridana isolate rRhiFlo1 chromosome 16, rRhiFlo1.hap2, whole genome shotgun sequence genomic window:
- the COMMD5 gene encoding COMM domain-containing protein 5, which translates to MESSLGMGWSRDPASPACSRAALGKALLRGSSFADGTAAMAAIGKAVSPPYPHPGLVGGSSSESSVSRLSFLGARLPPEVEAMARSVRDLGKETFRKLLKVTVSALEGRDCKESVKTIAESAKLPDKQLAVLISGMYTLLREALRLPTSSLKQEVFKEDLKELRIPEDFILDFATVVFGNRRPVLEATIQKQANKLPRIEDFKWRVDVAISTSSLARALQPSILMQLKLSDGSAHRFEVPVAKFQELRYNVALILKEMNDLEKRSVLKIQD; encoded by the exons ATGGAAAGCTCCCTGGGAATGGGATGGTCACGGGACCCGGCCAGCCCAGCCTGCTCGCGCGCGGCTCTTGGCAAAGCATTGCTGCGGGGCTCCAGCTTTGCAGACGGGACGGCCGCGATGGCTGCTATCGGGAAGGCCGTGTCGCCCCCTTACCCGCATCCGGGACTCgtcggcggcagcagcagcgagaGCAGCGTGAGCAGGCTCAGCTTTCTGGGGGCTCGGCTACCCCCGGAGGTGGAAGCGATGGCTAGGAGCGTTCGGGACCTGGGCAAGGAGACCTTCCGGAAACTCCTGAAAG TCACTGTCAGTGCTTTAGAAGGAAGAGACTGCAAAGAGTCGGTGAAGACGATTGCCGAGAGTGCAAAACTGCCAGACAAACAGCTTGCGGTCCTCATCTCTGGCATGTATACCCTCCTCCGAGAGGCCTTGAGGCTTCCCACTTCCTCTCTTAAGCAAGAA gtttttaaaGAAGATCTAAAGGAGCTTAG GATTCCAGAAGATTTCATCCTGGATTTTGCCACTGTAGTCTTTGGAAACAG GCGACCTGTTCTTGAAGCAACAATTCAGAAACAAGCCAATAAGCTGCCTAGAATTGAAGACTTCAAGTGGAGGGTGGACGTGGCCATTTCTACCAG CTCGTTGGCTCGGGCTTTGCAACCGTCCAttttaatgcagctgaagctgtcAGATGGATCAGCTCATCGCTTTGAA gtACCAGTTGCAAAATTTCAAGAATTACGGTACAATGTTGCCCTGATCCTGAAGGAGATGAACGACCTGGAGAAAAGGAGTGTTCTGAAGATTCAGGACTGA
- the FAM199X gene encoding protein FAM199X, protein MAGEEPQKFLAPDEPSALLSPPLRAHGSLSLCDDGPACLDVSDFGCHLSSCHRTDPLRRLHAHRWNLTSCGTSVASSECSEELFSSVSVGDQDDCFSILDDQELTSFDLFPEGSVCSDVSSSISTYWDWSDSEFEWQLPGSDIASGSDVLSDIIPSIPSSPCLLPKKKNKHRNLDELPWSAMTNDEQVEYIEYLSRKVSTEMGLREQLDIIKIIDPTAQISPTDNEFIIELNCLTDEKLKQVRNYIKEHGPRQRSTRENWKRSGYGCGSTSGVSGASASSSSASMVSSASSSGSSVGNSGSNSSANMSRAHSDSNLSTSAAERIRDSKKRSKQRKLQQKALRKRQLKEQRQARKERLSGLFLNEEVLSLKVTEEDHEGDVDVLM, encoded by the exons ATGGCCGGCGAGGAGCCGCAGAAGTTCCTGGCCCCCGACGAGCCCAGCGCCCTCCTCTCGCCGCCCCTCCGCGCCCACGGCAGTCTCAGCTTGTGTGACGATGGCCCGGCCTGCCTGGACGTCAGCGACTTCGGCTGCCACCTTTCGTCGTGCCACCGCACGGACCCGCTGCGACGCCTTCACGCCCACAG gtggaactTGACTTCTTGTGGCACGAGTGTAGCCAGCTCTGAATGCAGTGAAGAACTCTTTTCTTCTGTCTCTGTTGGCGACCAGGATGATTGCTTCTCAATTTTGGATGATCAGGAGTTAACGTCTTTTGACTTGTTCCCAGAGGGCAGCGTCTGCAGTGATGTTTCTTCCTCCATTAGCACCTATTGGGACTGGTCAGACAGTGAATTTGAATGGCAG TTGCCTGGCAGTGACATTGCAAGTGGAAGCGATGTGCTTTCTGACATCATACCCAGTATTCCAAGCTCTCCTTGTctgcttccaaaaaagaaaaacaagcacaGGAATCTCGATGAGCTCCCATGGAGTGCAATGACCAACGATGAACAG GTTGAATATATTGAATATCTGAGTCGTAAAGTCAGCACGGAGATGGGGCTTCGAGAGCAGCTTGACATCATTAAAATTATTGATCCCACAGCTCAGATTTCTCCCACAGACAATGAGTTTATTATTGAACTAAATTGCCTCACTGATGAAAAGCTGAAACAG GTCAGAAATTATATCAAGGAGCATGGCCCTCGACAGCGGTCGACAAGGGAGAATTGGAAGCGAAGTGGCTACGGTTGTGGAAGCACCAGCGGAGTGAGCGGTGCcagtgccagcagcagcagcgccagCATGGTCAGCTCAGCAAGCAGCAGCGGTTCCAGTGTTGGCAACTCTGGTTCCAACTCCAGTGCCAATATGAGTCGGGCTCACAGTGACAGCAACTTATCTACCAGTGCTGCTGAGCGAATCCGGGATTCGAAA AAACGTTCTAAACAACGCAAACTTCAGCAAAAGGCTTTGCGCAAGCGACAGCTGAAAGAACAGAGACAGGCTCGAAAGGAGAGACTGAGTGGCTTGTTCCTTAATGAAGAGGTGCTTTCGTTAAAAGTGACTGAGGAGGACCACGAAGGAGATGTGGATGTCTTGATGTGA